AGGGGCGCACGCGCGCATCCAGCGCGGCGTCCGCGAAGCTGAACCCGCCAGCACGCCGCGACATCACAACAATGTCGCCGGGCTGCTGTGCCGCGATGGCGCGGGATGCAGGTGCCAACATGCCGGTGGTGCCAATTAGGAGCGTGCTCATAGCCTGGTTTCCAGTAAGACATGACGTGCAGCAAGACCCTCCGGTCAAGCCGGAGGGAGGTCGGAGTTAAAAATCCGCTTTCCCTCCGGCTTGACCGGAGGGTCTCACGCCACACTCATTACCCGCTCTCCCGAGCCACTCTCACCTGCCACGTGTTGACGCCAAACCATCTAAAGCAACACCTTCGACATAAACGCCTTGGCATCCGCAAACGCTTTTTCGCGCATTGCCGGGTTGCCGCCCACATGCGCACCGCGCTTGGTCATGGTTGCAAACCCTTCGATGCGCGCGTCACGGGTGGATACGTCCTTGCCATTGTCCGTCATCATCCGCCCGTCGGCTGTTACCGTCACGTTGCGCGTCGGTGGCAGGGCAATGACGTCCGGCAAAAATACCAGCTCATCTTTTGAGTCAAACGAGTGATAACTCTCCGGATACAGAATAATCTCGGCATTGCCGCCATGCGCATTCACATCCTCCACCAGCTCAACGGCGGGCGCTGCGGGCGTATAGTCTTCCGCTTCCCCCATCAAAATAAGCATCGGCGCATCCGACCAGCGATTGTCTTCCACCTTGATATGGCAGGCGGGATAAACCGGCATGTGAGCGGCAAACCTGAGGCCCGCCGGTGCCAGCTTTTCGCGGATGGGCGTCCACGCCGCATACACCGCCATGCCGCCGCCAAGGCTCCACCCGGCAACCGCAATGCGCAGGGCGTCAATTTTGGGATGATCCGCCAGCAGCCTGAACGCTGCATAGGCGTCGCAGATCATCATCGCCATTGTCACGTCAATCTGCGTCGTGGATACCTCCCTGGTGCCACGCGCCTCAAACGAATGTGGGCGGAAGGTGGCAATGCCCATGCCGTGAAACATGTCGGCGTAATCAAGATGGTGCGACC
The Pyruvatibacter sp. genome window above contains:
- a CDS encoding dienelactone hydrolase family protein yields the protein MVELTRDPRTDRGERLTITSSDAFEFTHILNGTAQDQQIFGDLELPDAAKHGDGPYPCVVMCHGSYGWRSHHLDYADMFHGMGIATFRPHSFEARGTREVSTTQIDVTMAMMICDAYAAFRLLADHPKIDALRIAVAGWSLGGGMAVYAAWTPIREKLAPAGLRFAAHMPVYPACHIKVEDNRWSDAPMLILMGEAEDYTPAAPAVELVEDVNAHGGNAEIILYPESYHSFDSKDELVFLPDVIALPPTRNVTVTADGRMMTDNGKDVSTRDARIEGFATMTKRGAHVGGNPAMREKAFADAKAFMSKVLL